The Theropithecus gelada isolate Dixy chromosome X, Tgel_1.0, whole genome shotgun sequence genome includes a window with the following:
- the BMP15 gene encoding bone morphogenetic protein 15 yields the protein MVLRSILRILFLCELVLFMEHRAQMAEGRQSSIALLAEAPTLPLIEELLEESPDEQPRKPRLLGHSLRYMLELYRRSADSHGHPRENRTIGATMVRLVKPLTNVARPRRGTWHIQILGFPLRPNRGIYQLVRATVVYRHHLQLSRFNLSCHVEPWVQKSPTKHFPSSEGDLPKSSLMSNAWKEMDITQHVQQRFWNNKGHRILRLRFMCQQQKYSDGLELWHGTSSLDIAFLLLYFNDTHKSIQKAKLLPRGMEEFMERESLLLRRTRQADGISAEVTASSSKRSGPENNQCSLHPFQVSFRQLGWDHWIIAPPFYTPNYCKGTCLRVLRDDLNSPNHAIIQNLVNQLVDQSVPRPSCVPYKYVPISVLMIEANGSILYKEYEGMIAESCTCR from the exons ATGGTCCTCCGCAGTATtcttagaattctttttctttgtgaacTGGTCCTTTTCATGGAACACAGGGCCCAAATGGCAGAAGGACGGCAGTCCTCTATTGCCCTCCTGGCTGAGGCCCCTACTTTGCCCCTGATTGAGGAGCTGCTAGAAGAATCCCCTGACGAACAGCCAAGGAAGCCCCGGCTCCTAGGGCATTCACTGCGGTACATGCTGGAGTTGTACCGGCGTTCAGCTGACTCACATGGGCACCCTAGAGAGAACCGCACCATTGGGGCCACCATGGTGAGGCTGGTGAAGCCTTTGACCAATGTGGCAAGGCCTCGCAGAG GTACCTGGCATATACAGATCCTGGGCTTTCCTCTCAGACCAAACCGAGGAATATACCAACTAGTTAGAGCCACTGTGGTTTACCGCCATCATCTCCAACTATCTCGCTTCAATCTCTCCTGCCATGTGGAGCCCTGGGTGCAGAAAAGCCCAACCAAGCACTTTCCTTCCTCAGAAGGAGATTTGCCAAAATCTTCCCTGATGTCTAACGCTTGGAAAGAGATGGATATCACACAACATGTTCAGCAAAGATTCTGGAATAACAAGGGACACAGGATCCTACGACTCCGTTTTATGTGTCAGCAGCAAAAATATAGTGATGGTCTTGAGCTCTGGCATGGCACTTCGTCCTTGGACATTGCCTTCTTGTTACTGTATTTCAATGATACTCATAAAAGCATTCAGAAGGCTAAACTTCTTCCCAGGGGCATGGAGGAGTTCATGGAAAGGGAATCTCTTCTTCTCCGGAGAACCCGACAAGCAGATGGTATCTCAGCTGAGGTTACTGCCTCTTCCTCAAAACGTAGTGGGCCTGAAAATAACCAGTGTTCCCTCCACCCTTTCCAAGTCAGCTTCCGCCAGCTGGGTTGGGATCACTGGATCATTGCTCCCCCTTTCTACACCCCAAACTACTGTAAAGGAACTTGTCTCCGAGTACTACGTGATGATCTCAATTCCCCCAATCATGCCATTATTCAGAACCTTGTCAATCAGTTGGTGGACCAGAGTGTCCCTCGGCCCTCCTGTGTCCCGTATAAGTATGTTCCAATTAGCGTCCTTATGATTGAGGCAAATGGGAGTATTTTGTACAAGGAATATGAGGGTATGATTGCTGAGTCTTGTACATGCAGATGA